A genomic region of Ensifer adhaerens contains the following coding sequences:
- the aspT gene encoding aspartate-alanine antiporter: MIDHLFGILRAHPELALFLALGIGYAVGKITIFGVTVGAVTGCLLAGVLIGQTGAVLSNDVKQAFFLLFLFAIGYRTGPQFFQSLNADALPQIAVTVTLCVVALGVAIILSMLFAFDLGTAAGVLAGGATESATVGVAIDTFRKTAPTPEAANQFESAVATGFAVAYLVGVVSAILVQSQLAPRMFGRSLKEACAELEAELNITPQNNGDTARREIEARAFQVADNLVGLTVAEAEARVPENQKAYIEQIRRGREIITPTSKERLQAGDVIAVAGLRGFLVEYSSRIGTEIDDRELLDIPVETLDVVVTNKEVAGKRLWQLRQQPEARSVFLRGILRAGQPIPIFPGLTVRRGDVMSIAGARRHVEDAAARLGYADRETTATDMVFVGVFIFLGGLIGIPALKLGALEIGLGVAVGVLIAGLVAGWLRSVRRTFGFVPEATLWFFDSVGLCAFIACVGISAGPSFVAGLVQSGPALVIASALICVISHLAALALGRWVFRMNEGVLAGTCCGAGTSAPALAAVQEAAGSKVPTLGYGLGYAIGNVLLALWGAVLVTVLG, translated from the coding sequence GTGATCGATCATCTGTTCGGCATCCTCAGAGCGCATCCGGAGCTTGCCCTGTTTCTCGCGCTCGGCATCGGCTACGCCGTCGGCAAGATCACCATCTTCGGCGTGACCGTCGGCGCCGTCACCGGCTGCCTGCTGGCGGGCGTGCTGATCGGTCAGACGGGCGCGGTGTTGTCGAACGATGTAAAGCAGGCGTTCTTTCTGCTTTTCCTCTTTGCCATCGGCTACCGCACCGGCCCGCAATTCTTCCAGAGTCTCAACGCCGATGCCCTGCCCCAGATCGCCGTTACGGTGACGCTCTGCGTCGTCGCCCTCGGCGTCGCGATCATTCTCTCGATGCTCTTTGCATTCGATCTCGGAACGGCAGCCGGCGTGCTGGCAGGCGGAGCGACGGAATCGGCGACCGTCGGCGTCGCCATCGACACCTTCCGCAAGACGGCACCGACGCCCGAAGCGGCCAACCAGTTCGAATCCGCCGTTGCGACCGGTTTTGCCGTCGCCTACCTCGTCGGTGTCGTCAGCGCCATTCTCGTGCAGTCGCAGTTGGCTCCGCGGATGTTCGGCCGCAGCCTGAAGGAGGCCTGCGCCGAACTCGAAGCCGAACTCAACATCACCCCGCAAAACAACGGCGACACCGCCCGCCGCGAGATCGAAGCGCGTGCCTTCCAGGTCGCAGACAACCTGGTCGGCCTTACGGTTGCGGAAGCGGAAGCGAGGGTTCCTGAAAACCAGAAGGCCTATATCGAGCAGATCCGCAGGGGCCGCGAGATCATCACACCCACGAGCAAGGAGCGCCTGCAGGCAGGTGACGTCATAGCCGTTGCAGGCCTTCGCGGTTTCCTGGTCGAATATTCCAGCCGGATCGGCACCGAGATCGACGACCGCGAGCTGCTCGATATCCCTGTCGAGACCCTCGATGTGGTCGTCACCAACAAGGAAGTGGCCGGCAAACGCCTGTGGCAACTCAGGCAGCAGCCCGAGGCACGCTCGGTCTTCCTGCGCGGTATCCTGCGCGCCGGCCAGCCGATCCCGATCTTTCCCGGGCTGACGGTGCGCCGCGGCGACGTCATGTCGATCGCCGGCGCGCGCCGCCATGTCGAGGATGCCGCCGCGCGGCTCGGCTATGCCGACCGCGAGACGACGGCAACCGACATGGTCTTTGTCGGCGTCTTCATCTTTCTCGGCGGCCTGATCGGCATTCCCGCGCTGAAACTCGGTGCGCTGGAGATCGGGCTTGGCGTTGCCGTCGGCGTGCTGATTGCGGGTCTCGTCGCCGGCTGGCTGCGCTCGGTCCGGCGCACCTTCGGCTTCGTGCCGGAAGCAACCCTCTGGTTCTTCGACAGCGTCGGGCTCTGCGCCTTCATCGCCTGTGTCGGCATTTCGGCCGGCCCGAGTTTCGTGGCCGGTCTCGTCCAGTCCGGCCCGGCACTGGTCATCGCCAGCGCGCTGATCTGCGTGATTTCGCACTTGGCCGCGCTCGCGCTCGGCCGCTGGGTCTTCCGGATGAACGAAGGCGTGCTCGCCGGCACCTGCTGCGGCGCCGGCACTTCGGCACCGGCGCTCGCCGCCGTGCAGGAGGCGGCGGGAAGCAAGGTCCCGACGCTTGGCTACGGTCTCGGCTACGCCATCGGCAACGTGCTGCTCGCACTCTGGGGCGCCGTGCTTGTGACGGTTTTGGGGTAG